Proteins encoded together in one Phalacrocorax carbo chromosome 31, bPhaCar2.1, whole genome shotgun sequence window:
- the SIPA1L3 gene encoding signal-induced proliferation-associated 1-like protein 3 isoform X1, with amino-acid sequence MSSHRPPRHDGADAEACPPVFWPQNGSVVATAAAGGETPRPVPVTPAVPKMGVRARIADWPPKRDAAKDPLVGTSPCREAANNRDAACCRGFTGGQQPLAGVSGFKALHRLARRRSKDVEFQEGWPRSPARGLAPLRHRSSSEVTLSECDPEEPAEPRGTKLGGNAGLFREYGSTSSIDVQGISEQSFFDMLNEFRTKKPDRRAATPERLGEAGFPPGSYPGIKTEGRNGSREEPSAQSKEKPRRRCPKGDAGGESIFKKLRSGRTEGEPEEPRTPEPGKAWVCQKSFAHYDVQSMLFDLNAVAVNRAVVAQRRNTTTGASAASAATVRAGALGGADPAFASTEDLNSKENLEHDVGDNTSNELLLSCPHFRNEIGGGGERNVSFSKASGGSPAIPTAEGGFPEPPLHLRPTNAGVSVLEIPKELQRNPNRLKHYSVEHVDLGARYYRDHFHGKEHSNYFGVDEKLGPVAVSIKREKLEDHKDHGPQYQYRIIFRTSELLTLRGSILEDATPTATKHGTVRGLPLKDALEYVVPELNIHCLRLALSTPKVTEQLLKLDEQGLCRRHKVGILYCKAGQSSEEEMYNNEAAGPAFEEFLSLLGEKVCLKAFSKYAAQLDTKTDSTGTHSLYTTYQDYEIMFHVSTMLPYTPNNRQQLLRKRHIGNDIVTIIFQEPGALPFTPQNVRSHFQHVFIIVRAHNPCTDNVCYSVAVTRSKDVPPFGPPIPSGVTFRKSDVFRDFLLAKAINAENAAHKSDKFHTMATRTRQEYLKDLAENCVTNTPIDSAGKFNLISLASKKKEKTKARAGAEQHSAGAIAWRVSAQDFARGAEIACALGISNEFVVLLDLGAKEVVFNCFCGDVIGWTADSSTVKIFYGRGDHVFIRAAEGGPEDIKEIVQRLKVMTDGCETVDMTLRRNGLGQLGFHVKYDGTVAEVEDYGFAWQAGLRQGSRLVEICKVAVVTLSHDQMIDLLRTSVTVKVVIIPPHEDGAPRRGWAESLEINAVDAKEPETFQCGYRPPYRSNAGWQWSGPASHNAPPPTKRAEQPSLGHGQTVVRGGKQPAVPYREPQPPHGKRPVSFPETPHPASSSSPAAGAERAQPYRQPSGSFSAPGSAGTAYARYKPSPERYVAPPRPPLPFEPPDGDSSSGGLSSHESTMERHKTEPLWHVPAQSRLPGSGGKRCGRQEPTGKDSPNRHSKGDTQYSSHSSSNTLSSNASSNHSDERWFDVPEPAETEADPFSKGASSDSGIETSLYVAPKPPRPLPQRDKLPQTPSYVALRDDVGDKMRDPSPTGSQGKGYRHKPGTPASSGIPGGSPDPFKQPSSASRSGSAGYKPPSSEAPRSPRFSSQLSASVPKSFFSKQTVRNKHPSGWKRPEEPPDPKKQVDATTKNVFGQPRLRASLRDLRSPRKSYKSTIEDDLKKLIIMDNAATEPERDASPQKGLQRTLSDESLCGGRRDAAYAVGATPLDAADGLFGGVYPSSTLPSRRQHPAANGSLPEKKSVISASELALDKPPLRRIEPGMMPLPDTASGLEWASLVNAAKAYEVQRAVSLFSLTDSALSPDPPAPPERQPAPRGAPPLSLSPPLDLPGKVSQLEAMLKQLHSDLQKEKQDKVVLQAEVANLRQNNRRLQEESHSAARQLRRFARIFSAAADKDEL; translated from the exons ATGAGCTCCCACCGTCCCCCGCGGCACGACGGCGCCGACGCCGAGGCTTGCCCGCCGGTTTTTTGGCCGCAAAATGGCAGCGTGGTGgcgacggcggcggcggggggagaaACCCCTCGCCCGGTTCCCGTCACGCCCGCCGTGCCTAAAATGGGGGTGCGCGCCCGGATCGCCGACTGGCCCCCCAAAAGAGACGCCGCCAAGGATCCCCTGGTTGGCACCAGCCCGTGCCGGGAGGCGGCGAACAACCGGGACGCCGCTTGCTGCCGGGGTTTTACCGGCGGTCAGCAACCCCTCGCCGGAGTTTCGGGTTTTAAAGCCCTTCACCGCTTGGCGCGGCGACGATCCAAAGACGTGGAATTTCAGGAGGGTTGGCCCCGTTCCCCGGCGAGGGGGTTGGCGCCGCTGCGACACCGGAGCAGCAGCGAGGTGACGTTAAGCGAATGCGATCCGGAAGAGCCGGCGGAACCGCGGGGGACCAAACTTGGGGGAAACGCCGGGCTCTTCCGCGAGTACGGCAGCACCTCCTCCATCGACGTGCAGGGCATCTCGGAGCAAAGCTTTTTCGATATGCTCAATGAATTTCGGACCAAGAAGCCCGATCGACGAGCCGCGACGCCCGAACGGCTCGGGGAAGCCGGATTTCCTCCGGGATCGTATCCCGGGATCAAAACTGAGGGTAGAAACGGATCCCGGGAGGAGCCGTCGGCTCAATCCAAGGAGAAACCCCGCAGGAGGTGTCCCAAAGGCGACGCCGGCGGCGAATCCATCTTCAAGAAGCTTCGGAGCGGCCGAACCGAGGGGGAGCCGGAGGAACCGCGGACGCCGGAGCCGGGGAAAGCCTGGGTGTGTCAGAAAAGCTTCGCCCACTACGACGTGCAGAGCATGCTCTTCGACCTCAACGCCGTGGCCGTCAACCGAGCCGTGGTCGCCCAACGCCGAAACACCACCACGGGAGCCTCGGCGGCTTCGGCCGCCACCGTTCGGGCCGGAGCTTTGGGAGGAGCGGATCCGGCGTTCGCCAGCACCGAGGATCTCAACTCTAAGGAGAATTTAGAGCACGACGTGGGGGATAACACCAGCAACGAgctcctcctcagctgccccCACTTCCGTAACGAgatcggcggcggcggcgagcgtAACGTCAGCTTTTCCAAAGCTTCCGGGGGATCCCCGGCGATCCCGACGGCCGAGGGGGGTTTCCCAGAGCCCCCCCTCCACCTACGGCCCACCAACGCCGGCGTCTCGGTGCTGGAGATCCCCAAGGAGCTGCAGAGAAACCCCAACCGCCTCAAACACTACAGCGTCGAGCACGTGGACCTCGGCGCTCGCTACTACCGCGATCATTTCCACGGCAAAg AGCATTCAAACTACTTTGGAGTGGACGAAAAGCTGGGCCCGGTGGCCGTCAGCATCAAACGGGAAAAGCTGGAGGATCACAAGGACCACGGCCCCCAGTACCAGTATAGGATCATCTTCCGAACCAGCGAG CTCCTCACCCTGCGCGGTTCCATCCTGGAAGACGCCACCCCCACCGCCACCAAACACGGGACGGTGCGGGGTCTCCCCCTGAAAGACGCTCTGGAATACGTCGTTCCCGAGCTCAACATCCACTGCCTCCGCTTGGCCCTCAGCACCCCCAAAGTCACCGAGCAGCTCCTCAAGCTGGACGAACAAGGG CTCTGCCGGCGGCACAAGGTGGGAATTCTCTACTGCAAAGCCGGGCAGAGCTCGGAGGAGGAGATGTACAACAACGAAGCCGCCGGACCCGCCTTTGAGGAATTCCTCTCCCTCCTGGGCGAGAAGGTTTGCCTGAAAGCCTTCAGCAAATACGCGGCCCAGCTGGACACCAAGA CCGACTCCACGGGCACCCACTCGCTCTACACCACGTACCAGGACTACGAAATCATGTTCCACGTCTCCACCATGCTTCCCTACACCCCCAACAACCGGCAGCAG CTGCTGAGGAAGAGGCACATAGGGAACGACATCGTCACCATCATCTTCCAAGAACCCGGAGCTTTACCCTTCACCCCCCAAAACGTCCGTTCCCATTTCCAACACGTTTTCATCATCGTCCGAGCCCACAATCCCTGCACCGACAACGTCTGCTATAG CGTGGCCGTCACGAGGTCCAAAGACGTCCCACCCTTcggtccccccatccccagcggcGTCACCTTCCGCAAATCCGACGTCTTCCGAGATTTCTTGCTGGCCAAGGCCATCAACGCGGAGAACGCCGCTCACAAATCCGATAAATTCCACACCATGGCCACGCGAACCCGGCAGGAATACCTGAAGGATCTGGCCGAAAACTGCGTCACCAACACCCCCATCGATTCCGCCGGGAAGTTTAACCTCATCTCTTTGGCTTccaagaagaaggaaaagacgAAAGCCCGAGCCGGGGCGGAACAACACAGCGCCGGAGCCATCGCCTGGCGAGTTTCCGCTCAGGATTTCGCCCGGGGAGCCGAGATCGCGTGCGCTTTGGGTATCTCCAACGAATTCGTCGTCCTCCTCGACCTCGGCGCCAAGGAAGtggtttttaactgtttttgcGGCGACGTCATCGGTTGGACCGCCGATTCTTCCACCGTCAAGATATTCTACGGGCGAGGGGATCACGTTTTCATCCGGGCGGCCGAGGGGGGCCCCGAGGATATCAAGGAGATCGTGCAGAGGTTGAAG GTGATGACGGACGGCTGCGAGACGGTGGACATGACCTTGAGGAGAAACGGTTTGGGTCAGTTGGGTTTCCACGTCAAATACGACGGCACGGTGGCCGAGGTGGAGGATTACGGCTTCGCTTGGCAAGCGGGTTTACGGCAGGGCAGCCGGCTGGTGGAGATCTGCAAGGTGGCGGTGGTGACGCTGAGCCACGACCAGATGATCGACCTCCTCCGTACCTCCGTCACGGTCAAGGTCGTCATCATCCCGCCCCACGAGGACGGAGCCCCTCGCAG GGGATGGGCCGAATCCTTGGAGATCAACGCCGTCGACGCGAAAGAACCGGAGACTTTCCAGTGCGGTTATCGCCCGCCGTACCGGAGCAACGCCGGCTGGCAGTGGAGCGGACCGGCATCGCATAACGCCCCCCCGCCGACGAAACGCGCCGAACAACCGTCTCTCGGTCACGGGCAAACGGTCGTACGGGGCGGGAAACAACCCGCCGTGCCGTACCGCGAACCGCAACCGCCGCACGGCAAGAG GCCCGTTAGCTTTCCCGAAACCCCTCATCccgcctcctcttcctcgccggcggcgggagcggagAGGGCGCAGCCGTACCGGCAGCCGTCGGGGAGCTTCTCCGCGCCGGGTAGCGCCGGGACGGCGTACGCTCGCTATAAACCCTCTCCGGAGAG GTACGTGGCACCGCCGCGGCCGCCGTTGCCCTTCGAGCCGCCTGACGGCGACTCCTCATCGGGGGGACTCAGTAGCCACGAGAGCACCATGGAACGGCACAAAACGG AACCCTTGTGGCACGTACCGGCGCAGTCCAGGTTACCGGGGAGCGGCGGCAAACGATGCGGCAGGCAGGAACCCACGGGCAAAGATTCTCCCAACCGACACTCCAAG GGCGACACACAATACTCGAGCCACTCCAGCAGCAACACGCTCTCCAGCAACGCCTCCAGCAACCACAGCGACGAGCGGTGGTTCGACGTCCCCGAACCCGCCGAAACCGAAGCGGATCCTTTTTCCAAAGGCGCTTCCAGCGACAGCGGGATCGAAACCTCCCTTTACGTCGCACCCAAACCCCCCCGACCCCTCCCCCAAAGGGACAaactcccccaaaccccctcctaCGTCGCTTTGCGGGACGACGTCGGCGATAAAATGAGGGATCCTTCGCCGACCGGCAGCCAGGGGAAAGGCTACCGCCATAAACCGGGGACCCCCGCGTCTTCGGGGATCCCCGGCGGTAGCCCGGACCCCTTCAAGCAGCCCAG CTCCGCTTCGCGCTCGGGCTCAGCCGGCTACAAACCCCCCTCGAGCGAAGCCCCCCGATCCCCCCGTTTTTCATCCCAACTTTCCGCTTCCGTCCCCAAATCCTTCTTCTCCAAGCAAACGGTCAGGAACAAACACCCCAGCGGCTGGAAACGCCCCGAGGAACCCCCAGACCCCAAAAA gCAGGTGGACGCCACCACCAAGAACGTTTTCGGGCAGCCGCGGTTACGGGCGTCGTTACGGGATTTACGTTCCCCCCGTAAAAGTTATAAATCCACCATCGAAGACGATCTGAAAAAACTCATTATTATGGATAACGCCGCGACGGAGCCGGAGAGAGACGCG tccCCCCAAAAAGGGCTCCAGAGGACGCTGTCGGACGAAAGCCTGTGTGGCGGGCGCCGGGACGCCGCTTACGCCGTCGGAGCGACGCCCCTCGACGCCGCCGACGGCCTTTTCGGCGGCGTTTATCCCTCCAGCACCCTGCCGAGCCGCCGGCAGCACCCCGCCGCCAACGGCAGCCTCCCCGAGAAGAAAT CCGTTATCTCCGCCTCGGAGCTGGCACTGGATAAACCCCCCCTGCGCCGGATCGAGCCCGGGATGATGCCGTTACCGGACACGGCATCCGGCTTGGAATGGGCCAGCCTGGTGAACGCCGCCAAAGCCTACGAAG TGCAAAGAGCcgtctccctcttctccctcactGACTCGGCGCTGAGCCCCgacccccccgcgccccccgagAGGCAGCCGGCGCCGCGGGGGGCTCCCCCCCTCAG CCTGTCCCCCCCTCTGGACCTGCCGGGGAAGGTGTCGCAGCTGGAGGCCATGCTGAAGCAGCTCCACAGCGACCTGCAGAAG gagaAGCAGGACAAGGTGGTGCTGCAGGCGGAGGTGGCCAACCTGCGGCAGAACAACCGGCGCCTGCAGGAGGAGTCGCACTCGGCCGCGCGGCAGCTCCGCCGCTTCGCCCGCATCTTCTCCGCCGCCGCCGACAAGGACGAGCTGTGA
- the SIPA1L3 gene encoding signal-induced proliferation-associated 1-like protein 3 isoform X2 — MSSHRPPRHDGADAEACPPVFWPQNGSVVATAAAGGETPRPVPVTPAVPKMGVRARIADWPPKRDAAKDPLVGTSPCREAANNRDAACCRGFTGGQQPLAGVSGFKALHRLARRRSKDVEFQEGWPRSPARGLAPLRHRSSSEVTLSECDPEEPAEPRGTKLGGNAGLFREYGSTSSIDVQGISEQSFFDMLNEFRTKKPDRRAATPERLGEAGFPPGSYPGIKTEGRNGSREEPSAQSKEKPRRRCPKGDAGGESIFKKLRSGRTEGEPEEPRTPEPGKAWVCQKSFAHYDVQSMLFDLNAVAVNRAVVAQRRNTTTGASAASAATVRAGALGGADPAFASTEDLNSKENLEHDVGDNTSNELLLSCPHFRNEIGGGGERNVSFSKASGGSPAIPTAEGGFPEPPLHLRPTNAGVSVLEIPKELQRNPNRLKHYSVEHVDLGARYYRDHFHGKEHSNYFGVDEKLGPVAVSIKREKLEDHKDHGPQYQYRIIFRTSELLTLRGSILEDATPTATKHGTVRGLPLKDALEYVVPELNIHCLRLALSTPKVTEQLLKLDEQGLCRRHKVGILYCKAGQSSEEEMYNNEAAGPAFEEFLSLLGEKVCLKAFSKYAAQLDTKTDSTGTHSLYTTYQDYEIMFHVSTMLPYTPNNRQQLLRKRHIGNDIVTIIFQEPGALPFTPQNVRSHFQHVFIIVRAHNPCTDNVCYSVAVTRSKDVPPFGPPIPSGVTFRKSDVFRDFLLAKAINAENAAHKSDKFHTMATRTRQEYLKDLAENCVTNTPIDSAGKFNLISLASKKKEKTKARAGAEQHSAGAIAWRVSAQDFARGAEIACALGISNEFVVLLDLGAKEVVFNCFCGDVIGWTADSSTVKIFYGRGDHVFIRAAEGGPEDIKEIVQRLKVMTDGCETVDMTLRRNGLGQLGFHVKYDGTVAEVEDYGFAWQAGLRQGSRLVEICKVAVVTLSHDQMIDLLRTSVTVKVVIIPPHEDGAPRRGWAESLEINAVDAKEPETFQCGYRPPYRSNAGWQWSGPASHNAPPPTKRAEQPSLGHGQTVVRGGKQPAVPYREPQPPHGKRPVSFPETPHPASSSSPAAGAERAQPYRQPSGSFSAPGSAGTAYARYKPSPERYVAPPRPPLPFEPPDGDSSSGGLSSHESTMERHKTEPLWHVPAQSRLPGSGGKRCGRQEPTGKDSPNRHSKGDTQYSSHSSSNTLSSNASSNHSDERWFDVPEPAETEADPFSKGASSDSGIETSLYVAPKPPRPLPQRDKLPQTPSYVALRDDVGDKMRDPSPTGSQGKGYRHKPGTPASSGIPGGSPDPFKQPSSASRSGSAGYKPPSSEAPRSPRFSSQLSASVPKSFFSKQTVRNKHPSGWKRPEEPPDPKKQVDATTKNVFGQPRLRASLRDLRSPRKSYKSTIEDDLKKLIIMDNAATEPERDASPQKGLQRTLSDESLCGGRRDAAYAVGATPLDAADGLFGGVYPSSTLPSRRQHPAANGSLPEKKSVISASELALDKPPLRRIEPGMMPLPDTASGLEWASLVNAAKAYEVQRAVSLFSLTDSALSPDPPAPPERQPAPRGAPPLSLSPPLG; from the exons ATGAGCTCCCACCGTCCCCCGCGGCACGACGGCGCCGACGCCGAGGCTTGCCCGCCGGTTTTTTGGCCGCAAAATGGCAGCGTGGTGgcgacggcggcggcggggggagaaACCCCTCGCCCGGTTCCCGTCACGCCCGCCGTGCCTAAAATGGGGGTGCGCGCCCGGATCGCCGACTGGCCCCCCAAAAGAGACGCCGCCAAGGATCCCCTGGTTGGCACCAGCCCGTGCCGGGAGGCGGCGAACAACCGGGACGCCGCTTGCTGCCGGGGTTTTACCGGCGGTCAGCAACCCCTCGCCGGAGTTTCGGGTTTTAAAGCCCTTCACCGCTTGGCGCGGCGACGATCCAAAGACGTGGAATTTCAGGAGGGTTGGCCCCGTTCCCCGGCGAGGGGGTTGGCGCCGCTGCGACACCGGAGCAGCAGCGAGGTGACGTTAAGCGAATGCGATCCGGAAGAGCCGGCGGAACCGCGGGGGACCAAACTTGGGGGAAACGCCGGGCTCTTCCGCGAGTACGGCAGCACCTCCTCCATCGACGTGCAGGGCATCTCGGAGCAAAGCTTTTTCGATATGCTCAATGAATTTCGGACCAAGAAGCCCGATCGACGAGCCGCGACGCCCGAACGGCTCGGGGAAGCCGGATTTCCTCCGGGATCGTATCCCGGGATCAAAACTGAGGGTAGAAACGGATCCCGGGAGGAGCCGTCGGCTCAATCCAAGGAGAAACCCCGCAGGAGGTGTCCCAAAGGCGACGCCGGCGGCGAATCCATCTTCAAGAAGCTTCGGAGCGGCCGAACCGAGGGGGAGCCGGAGGAACCGCGGACGCCGGAGCCGGGGAAAGCCTGGGTGTGTCAGAAAAGCTTCGCCCACTACGACGTGCAGAGCATGCTCTTCGACCTCAACGCCGTGGCCGTCAACCGAGCCGTGGTCGCCCAACGCCGAAACACCACCACGGGAGCCTCGGCGGCTTCGGCCGCCACCGTTCGGGCCGGAGCTTTGGGAGGAGCGGATCCGGCGTTCGCCAGCACCGAGGATCTCAACTCTAAGGAGAATTTAGAGCACGACGTGGGGGATAACACCAGCAACGAgctcctcctcagctgccccCACTTCCGTAACGAgatcggcggcggcggcgagcgtAACGTCAGCTTTTCCAAAGCTTCCGGGGGATCCCCGGCGATCCCGACGGCCGAGGGGGGTTTCCCAGAGCCCCCCCTCCACCTACGGCCCACCAACGCCGGCGTCTCGGTGCTGGAGATCCCCAAGGAGCTGCAGAGAAACCCCAACCGCCTCAAACACTACAGCGTCGAGCACGTGGACCTCGGCGCTCGCTACTACCGCGATCATTTCCACGGCAAAg AGCATTCAAACTACTTTGGAGTGGACGAAAAGCTGGGCCCGGTGGCCGTCAGCATCAAACGGGAAAAGCTGGAGGATCACAAGGACCACGGCCCCCAGTACCAGTATAGGATCATCTTCCGAACCAGCGAG CTCCTCACCCTGCGCGGTTCCATCCTGGAAGACGCCACCCCCACCGCCACCAAACACGGGACGGTGCGGGGTCTCCCCCTGAAAGACGCTCTGGAATACGTCGTTCCCGAGCTCAACATCCACTGCCTCCGCTTGGCCCTCAGCACCCCCAAAGTCACCGAGCAGCTCCTCAAGCTGGACGAACAAGGG CTCTGCCGGCGGCACAAGGTGGGAATTCTCTACTGCAAAGCCGGGCAGAGCTCGGAGGAGGAGATGTACAACAACGAAGCCGCCGGACCCGCCTTTGAGGAATTCCTCTCCCTCCTGGGCGAGAAGGTTTGCCTGAAAGCCTTCAGCAAATACGCGGCCCAGCTGGACACCAAGA CCGACTCCACGGGCACCCACTCGCTCTACACCACGTACCAGGACTACGAAATCATGTTCCACGTCTCCACCATGCTTCCCTACACCCCCAACAACCGGCAGCAG CTGCTGAGGAAGAGGCACATAGGGAACGACATCGTCACCATCATCTTCCAAGAACCCGGAGCTTTACCCTTCACCCCCCAAAACGTCCGTTCCCATTTCCAACACGTTTTCATCATCGTCCGAGCCCACAATCCCTGCACCGACAACGTCTGCTATAG CGTGGCCGTCACGAGGTCCAAAGACGTCCCACCCTTcggtccccccatccccagcggcGTCACCTTCCGCAAATCCGACGTCTTCCGAGATTTCTTGCTGGCCAAGGCCATCAACGCGGAGAACGCCGCTCACAAATCCGATAAATTCCACACCATGGCCACGCGAACCCGGCAGGAATACCTGAAGGATCTGGCCGAAAACTGCGTCACCAACACCCCCATCGATTCCGCCGGGAAGTTTAACCTCATCTCTTTGGCTTccaagaagaaggaaaagacgAAAGCCCGAGCCGGGGCGGAACAACACAGCGCCGGAGCCATCGCCTGGCGAGTTTCCGCTCAGGATTTCGCCCGGGGAGCCGAGATCGCGTGCGCTTTGGGTATCTCCAACGAATTCGTCGTCCTCCTCGACCTCGGCGCCAAGGAAGtggtttttaactgtttttgcGGCGACGTCATCGGTTGGACCGCCGATTCTTCCACCGTCAAGATATTCTACGGGCGAGGGGATCACGTTTTCATCCGGGCGGCCGAGGGGGGCCCCGAGGATATCAAGGAGATCGTGCAGAGGTTGAAG GTGATGACGGACGGCTGCGAGACGGTGGACATGACCTTGAGGAGAAACGGTTTGGGTCAGTTGGGTTTCCACGTCAAATACGACGGCACGGTGGCCGAGGTGGAGGATTACGGCTTCGCTTGGCAAGCGGGTTTACGGCAGGGCAGCCGGCTGGTGGAGATCTGCAAGGTGGCGGTGGTGACGCTGAGCCACGACCAGATGATCGACCTCCTCCGTACCTCCGTCACGGTCAAGGTCGTCATCATCCCGCCCCACGAGGACGGAGCCCCTCGCAG GGGATGGGCCGAATCCTTGGAGATCAACGCCGTCGACGCGAAAGAACCGGAGACTTTCCAGTGCGGTTATCGCCCGCCGTACCGGAGCAACGCCGGCTGGCAGTGGAGCGGACCGGCATCGCATAACGCCCCCCCGCCGACGAAACGCGCCGAACAACCGTCTCTCGGTCACGGGCAAACGGTCGTACGGGGCGGGAAACAACCCGCCGTGCCGTACCGCGAACCGCAACCGCCGCACGGCAAGAG GCCCGTTAGCTTTCCCGAAACCCCTCATCccgcctcctcttcctcgccggcggcgggagcggagAGGGCGCAGCCGTACCGGCAGCCGTCGGGGAGCTTCTCCGCGCCGGGTAGCGCCGGGACGGCGTACGCTCGCTATAAACCCTCTCCGGAGAG GTACGTGGCACCGCCGCGGCCGCCGTTGCCCTTCGAGCCGCCTGACGGCGACTCCTCATCGGGGGGACTCAGTAGCCACGAGAGCACCATGGAACGGCACAAAACGG AACCCTTGTGGCACGTACCGGCGCAGTCCAGGTTACCGGGGAGCGGCGGCAAACGATGCGGCAGGCAGGAACCCACGGGCAAAGATTCTCCCAACCGACACTCCAAG GGCGACACACAATACTCGAGCCACTCCAGCAGCAACACGCTCTCCAGCAACGCCTCCAGCAACCACAGCGACGAGCGGTGGTTCGACGTCCCCGAACCCGCCGAAACCGAAGCGGATCCTTTTTCCAAAGGCGCTTCCAGCGACAGCGGGATCGAAACCTCCCTTTACGTCGCACCCAAACCCCCCCGACCCCTCCCCCAAAGGGACAaactcccccaaaccccctcctaCGTCGCTTTGCGGGACGACGTCGGCGATAAAATGAGGGATCCTTCGCCGACCGGCAGCCAGGGGAAAGGCTACCGCCATAAACCGGGGACCCCCGCGTCTTCGGGGATCCCCGGCGGTAGCCCGGACCCCTTCAAGCAGCCCAG CTCCGCTTCGCGCTCGGGCTCAGCCGGCTACAAACCCCCCTCGAGCGAAGCCCCCCGATCCCCCCGTTTTTCATCCCAACTTTCCGCTTCCGTCCCCAAATCCTTCTTCTCCAAGCAAACGGTCAGGAACAAACACCCCAGCGGCTGGAAACGCCCCGAGGAACCCCCAGACCCCAAAAA gCAGGTGGACGCCACCACCAAGAACGTTTTCGGGCAGCCGCGGTTACGGGCGTCGTTACGGGATTTACGTTCCCCCCGTAAAAGTTATAAATCCACCATCGAAGACGATCTGAAAAAACTCATTATTATGGATAACGCCGCGACGGAGCCGGAGAGAGACGCG tccCCCCAAAAAGGGCTCCAGAGGACGCTGTCGGACGAAAGCCTGTGTGGCGGGCGCCGGGACGCCGCTTACGCCGTCGGAGCGACGCCCCTCGACGCCGCCGACGGCCTTTTCGGCGGCGTTTATCCCTCCAGCACCCTGCCGAGCCGCCGGCAGCACCCCGCCGCCAACGGCAGCCTCCCCGAGAAGAAAT CCGTTATCTCCGCCTCGGAGCTGGCACTGGATAAACCCCCCCTGCGCCGGATCGAGCCCGGGATGATGCCGTTACCGGACACGGCATCCGGCTTGGAATGGGCCAGCCTGGTGAACGCCGCCAAAGCCTACGAAG TGCAAAGAGCcgtctccctcttctccctcactGACTCGGCGCTGAGCCCCgacccccccgcgccccccgagAGGCAGCCGGCGCCGCGGGGGGCTCCCCCCCTCAG CCTGTCCCCCCCCCTTGGGTAA